DNA from Methanomicrobia archaeon:
AATAAGAGCCACATTAGCATAGTTTTTAACACTTTCGAGCAAGCTAATTTCATGGAAATGAACGAGAGATAACATGCCATCGGTAAGATAAACCGCACTCTCTGCGTAGTCAACGAGAAAATCTTGGGTTATTTCGAACTGCTGGTGTGCTGTTCCCTTTTTTTTTGACACTTGTTGAGCAATTGTTGGAGTCTCATCTATACCCGGGAATATAAAGGTAAAAGTACTAATAGGGTCATGCTTTTTGTCGATAGCTGCAACCACGGCTCGGGAATCCAGACCACCGCTTAAAGATACAGCTATTTTATGGCTCCCTCTCATCCTTCGCTCAACTGCTTGCTTAAATAGTTTAACTAATTCCTCTGCATAGTATTCTTCTGGATGATTTTGATCTGTTTCCTCGTAGTTAAATTCCCAATACTGCTCTAATGATGTTCTTCCTCTTTGCCAAGTTAAGATGGAAGCTGGAGGTAGCAGATTAATTCCCTTAAAGAACGTTTTGTCCCCTAACAAATGACTAAAAGCAAAGAACTCAGCCAATGCTTCGTCATTTATTTCTTTCTTAAACGTTTTATCCTGTAGAATTGCTTTTACCTCAGACGCAAAGAGCAGTCTTCCGTTATCCTCCGTATAATATAAAGGTCGTAATCCGTATCGGTCATTTACAATTAATAACTTCTGATTTTCCATATCTAATAATGCAATAACAAAAGAGCCGTTTAATTTTTCAACGAATGTATCACCATATTCCCCATAAAGATGTAAACAAAATTCTGGATCGTTATTAAAATAAAATTTATGCCCTTTTTGTTTTAACTCTTCCTTCTCTTTTTCATAATCGAAGATTTCACCGTCCATAAAAATGCATAAATTTTCATCTTCGTTGTAAATTGGCTGGGGTTCAGGATTTAAAATCCCCAAATGCACTCGGGCAAGTGCAAAATTGTCTTTGATGAAATTATCTATCTTATACCATGATTCGTGTTTTATCACACTAATCATGCTACTTAAAATGTTCTCATTTGTGTTCCACTCATCGGCGATACCGACTATTCCTGGCATTCTAAAAACCTCCAATTTCTGATGGTTTTCTGTGCACTACTCCCCCCTCTGATAACAAGTGACTTCATTTCTCCATCAAGCCCCTCCTTAGAAGTTCCTCATAATTGAGTTTATACACGGATAAATGCTGCTCAAAGTATTCACTCTCGCTTTTTTCTCCGGTGTAAATCTCAAAAGGCGCACTTGGAAGCTTCGTCCAATAATAGGAAGAATAAACACGCTCGTATCCCCCATCTTCTAACCGCTCCTCAAGTCCCCCTCGCCCATCTATAATTAGGAATACTTTTGATGCCTCTGTACTACTCGATAAATCCCTTAAATCTGCTAGGGACACCAGAGAAAGATCATTAGGGAGCTCACCTACTTCTGCTTTCAATCCGTTCAATTCCGAATACCACCGAAGCTGAGGATCGTACCTGTCTGGCGTCAGAATCAGGATTTCATCTCCATGGTCAGTGCCAGCTAAATAATCTACAACATCTTTCGTACATGTGTAACCAAGGTCTCCGTGGTAGGATAAGAACACAAAAGAGACGGGCATCGTAGAGAATATTACCACTATTGCGACTATAGTTCCTATCTTTTTTCGAGACTTCTGCTCCAATGCAAACGCATCTTTAAAACTAAAAACGCCTTTAGATGCTAAGATCGCAAAGGGCACCGCCAACGGAAGTATGTAATATTCATGGCTAGGTGGCGTTCTTGCAAGTACAAACGCTCCGTACGCTACTAGCCAAATTACTAATATAGTCCTCAAATCCCTCGATTTATACAGCTCGTACAACGTAAATAGCAAAACCAACGGGGATATCCCAACGAGTAATCCTCCTAAAGTATTGTTCCAGTTGGAAAACAACGATGTCCTGTGCAAGGCTACCCCGTAAACAAGCTGCGCAATACCTGAAGTGCCACCGTTGACTATGTGATATATCAAATAAACCAATATCGGAATAAATCCTATCAAAACGGGAATAACTGATCTCTTCAAAACTTCTAATCGCACATCTTTAACAAAAATTACCCAAACCCCTACAATTGCCAGTATCAAAATCGAAGGCTGCTTTGTAAACAAAGCCAATCCGAAGAATATTCCAAACGGTATAAAGCTCTTTTTGTGGTTATAAGCATAAACAAAACATGCGATCGAAGCCGTCATGAACGCAGTCATTACCATGTCGGTCTGAGCCTTTCCAGAAAGACGCACCACCCATGGAATGACTAAAAAAAATAACGAAGAGAGTATCGCAACATTTGGGTCAAAAAGCTCTTTTGCCAATAGATAAACGAAAAAAACCGCGAATATCGCCGCGAAAATGGAGGTCAGCCTCGCATTTATATCAGAAATGCCAAATAGCTTGAAAAAAGCAAACACAATCCATGAGTAAAAAGGCGGAACCGCCCAGTTTATGCTCCCTCCTCGCTCTTGAATCAAAAGTGAATGGTCGAAATAGCCTTTTGCTATGAGCGAGTAGTGCCCCTCATTCCAGCCATGGATAGGGTAAGAGGATAATGTAGCAAGGTAAAACCTTACTATAAGATATGAAATGCAAGCTGTGATTAGTATCAGTTCACTTTGGCATTCTCTTAGCATCTTTTTATTTCGCATCAGTCTCATACTCCCACACCCTTTTAGCGTAAATGAATGCTTGCTTGCCAAATATTTTATGGCAAAGTGGAAACTTAAGATATAATTTCAGAAGGAAGACTGATTTTGGAAGTTTATTTTTCGTAGTATAAGGCAAAAATTTTGGTCTACACTCTACAACTTTGAACCCGTTAATTTCTAAGATTTCAGACAAGCTTCTATCATCTAAAGGGGTTATATGATCAAAAAACATCCAGTAATCTTTGAAGCAAAATCTGATATTAGGCTGTAAAATCAAGAATTTTCCTCCCCCTTTTAGAACTCTGTAAACTTCTCTGATTGTTTTTATAATGTCTTCCTTGCTCAAGTGCTCAAGAAAATTATTGGCAAACACTAAACCGATACTTTTGGTTTTGATTTGTTTCATATCGGTAGAGCTAGCCATAACTATCTCAACATCATTCCCAGCAAATTTTTTAACGTCAGGATTTAAATCAAGAGCAATTTTTCTCTTTGCTTCGATATTATTTATGAATTCACAGTATCCAGCACCAATTTCAAGGATGGTCACATCTTCTGGGATGTATTTCTGAAAAAATTCTGAACAAAGCACCTGATACATTTCCTGTCGGAATTCAACATCTTCGCCAAATCTTCTGCGATACATTTCTTGATACGTGTCACTTGTTCCCATCTTTATTCACCCCAGCCCTTACCTTAAAATACCCCCTCGACGCAAACCCTATATGAACTGCAGAAATCGCCCCGAAAATATAAATTATTACGCCCCTTGCAATATGATCGACCAATGCTATTGATGTCCCGACACTGGTAGACACACCGAACAATGCAAGGACACCCGTAATTGATGCTTCATGTATCCCGATACCCGCGGGCGTCACCGGAAGCGCCTGCGCTATGAACGCTGCGATGCCCGAAACGGTCGCAAACAAAAAGGGAAGATCAATATTGATTGCTCTTGCAGCGAAAAAGATACTGAAAATCTCAAAGAACCAGATCGGTAACGAGAGCACGAAGCAGAGTAATAGTGCTGCTGCATTCCCACGTATTTCATCTAACCCGGCCTTTAAGAGCGCAACAGACTCGCCTATACTCGGGAATCTCCTTCCCAGCAACTTTACGAAAGATTTCTCGAATTTGTAGACCATTAAGAGCGCTATAAGCAATGCGACGGCAATTCCAAGCGATAGGGCGATCAGCCAGAGGAATTGTGGTCGATAGAACAGAGTCGCGGGCAACGCCAATAAAAAAGCAAGTGCTATCAGATCGAATATCCGTTCTACCACGATTGTCGAGAGGCTCATGCCAAGCGGCTTCCCTTCAGTTGTCTTTAACGCCACACCTCGTGCGATATCACCTACTCTGGCAGGCAATAAATAGTTCAAAAACCAGCTGAACATGATGCATTTGAAGAGTATCCCGCGTGACGCCACGTATCCAGCGCTTCTCAACAGAACGCTCCACCGCCACGTTCGCAGCACAAAGGTCAAGAGAATTGCCCCACAACAGAACGCCACCCAGGAGAGCGAAACCGTCCGTAAAAGGCCAAAAACCTCCGAGAAACCGGATAAGGTGAAAATACCAGCTAAAATAAGTACGCCAAGGAGCAGTGCTAGAAGAACACCGAGCCACGAACCGCACACGACCGCGCGGAATAAATCAGCCAGAGCGAT
Protein-coding regions in this window:
- a CDS encoding glycosyltransferase family 39 protein, translated to MRLMRNKKMLRECQSELILITACISYLIVRFYLATLSSYPIHGWNEGHYSLIAKGYFDHSLLIQERGGSINWAVPPFYSWIVFAFFKLFGISDINARLTSIFAAIFAVFFVYLLAKELFDPNVAILSSLFFLVIPWVVRLSGKAQTDMVMTAFMTASIACFVYAYNHKKSFIPFGIFFGLALFTKQPSILILAIVGVWVIFVKDVRLEVLKRSVIPVLIGFIPILVYLIYHIVNGGTSGIAQLVYGVALHRTSLFSNWNNTLGGLLVGISPLVLLFTLYELYKSRDLRTILVIWLVAYGAFVLARTPPSHEYYILPLAVPFAILASKGVFSFKDAFALEQKSRKKIGTIVAIVVIFSTMPVSFVFLSYHGDLGYTCTKDVVDYLAGTDHGDEILILTPDRYDPQLRWYSELNGLKAEVGELPNDLSLVSLADLRDLSSSTEASKVFLIIDGRGGLEERLEDGGYERVYSSYYWTKLPSAPFEIYTGEKSESEYFEQHLSVYKLNYEELLRRGLMEK
- a CDS encoding class I SAM-dependent methyltransferase, producing the protein MGTSDTYQEMYRRRFGEDVEFRQEMYQVLCSEFFQKYIPEDVTILEIGAGYCEFINNIEAKRKIALDLNPDVKKFAGNDVEIVMASSTDMKQIKTKSIGLVFANNFLEHLSKEDIIKTIREVYRVLKGGGKFLILQPNIRFCFKDYWMFFDHITPLDDRSLSEILEINGFKVVECRPKFLPYTTKNKLPKSVFLLKLYLKFPLCHKIFGKQAFIYAKRVWEYETDAK
- a CDS encoding flippase-like domain-containing protein; the encoded protein is MKISCVVPAHNEEGNIERLIERLVPTLENHAVTEDHELVLVDDNSTDNTPFIIDALARKNPHIKPVHRSSVPGFGNALKEGFKHVEGDVIIPIMGDLSDTPHDIPKLVEKLEAGYDVAYGSRFIKGGSAEDYPAAKLFANRIFNNTVRFLFGIPHKDVTNAFKAYRKEVVDSIGIEHLEAEGFDLTVELPLKAHILGFKSAEVPVTWHGRERGEAKLKLSENGLVYGKRLLKLFVWGNLIALADLFRAVVCGSWLGVLLALLLGVLILAGIFTLSGFSEVFGLLRTVSLSWVAFCCGAILLTFVLRTWRWSVLLRSAGYVASRGILFKCIMFSWFLNYLLPARVGDIARGVALKTTEGKPLGMSLSTIVVERIFDLIALAFLLALPATLFYRPQFLWLIALSLGIAVALLIALLMVYKFEKSFVKLLGRRFPSIGESVALLKAGLDEIRGNAAALLLCFVLSLPIWFFEIFSIFFAARAINIDLPFLFATVSGIAAFIAQALPVTPAGIGIHEASITGVLALFGVSTSVGTSIALVDHIARGVIIYIFGAISAVHIGFASRGYFKVRAGVNKDGNK